A portion of the Apus apus isolate bApuApu2 chromosome 3, bApuApu2.pri.cur, whole genome shotgun sequence genome contains these proteins:
- the GNMT gene encoding glycine N-methyltransferase, which produces MVDSVYRTRSLGVAAEGLPDQYADGQAARVWQLYIGDTRSRTAEYRSWLLALLRQHRCRSVLDVACGTGVDSIMLLEEGFQVTSVDASDKMLKYALKERWERRKEEPFDRWVIEEANWLTLEKDLEKPGDGFDAVICLGNSFAHLPDFKGDQSDHKLALRNIASMVRPGGVLVIDHRNYDHILATGCAPPGKNIYYKSDLTKDITTSVLLVNNKAHMVTLDYTVQVPPTEAGAAPELSKFRLSYYPHRLEAFTALLKGAFQGKCQHSVLGDFQPYTPGQAHVPCYFIHVVKKMA; this is translated from the exons ATGGTGGACAGCGTGTACCGGACGCGGTCGCTGGGGGTGGCGGCGGAAGGGCTGCCGGACCAGTACGCGGACGGGCAGGCGGCCCGCGTGTGGCAGCTGTACATCGGGGACACGCGGAGCCGCACGGCCGAGTACCGCAGCTGGCTCCTGGCGCTGCTCCGCCAGCACCGCTGCCGCTCCGTCCTCGACGTGGCCTGCGGCACCGG ggtggACTCCAtcatgctgctggaggagggctTCCAGGTGACCAGCGTCGACGCCAGCGACAAGATGCTCAAGTACGCGCTGAAGGAGCGCTGGGAGCGGCGCAAGGAGGAGCCCTTCGACCGATGGg TCATCGAGGAGGCCAATTGGCTCACACTGGAGAAGGATCTGGAGAAGCCAGGGGACGGGTTTGATGCAGTCATTTGCCTGGGCAACTCCTTTGCACACCTGCCTGACTTCAAAG GGGACCAGAGTGACCACAAGCTGGCCCTGAGGAACATTGCCAGCATGGTGCGGCCAGGGGGTGTCCTGGTCATCGACCACCGCAACTATGATCACATCCTGGCCACAGGCTGTGCACCACCAGGCAAGAACATCTACTACAAG AGTGACTTAACCAAGGACATCACCACCTCAGTGCTGCTGGTAAACAACAAGGCACACATGGTGACCCTGGACTACACAGTGCAAGTCCCCCCCACTGAGGCGGGGGCAGCCCCGGAGCTGAG CAAGTTTCGGCTCTCATACTACCCACACCGGCTGGAGGCGttcacagccctgctgaaagGTGCCTTCCAGGGGAAGTGCCAGCACAGCGTCCTGGGTGACTTCCAGCCCTACACGCCAGGACAGGCCCATGTCCCCTGCTACTTCATCCATGTTGTGAAGAAGATGGCCTGA
- the CNPY3 gene encoding protein canopy homolog 3 has product MGVPCVLLAAALLPLLPREYPREGRGQPRAGRAGCRPARGGRTRRGRGAADARPLSAGRAVGPLPSLAPPLSMLVAGQRRRLVVCVVSDLAPGSGHAVWISVGNGSVLQSFTYGVSQEEGGTVCTVSLLPDDPLAEGDLACHVGPNRTSPARSSSRSHSTGNEEAAELCPGSRDGVCKYVAVELKSAFEETGRTKEVIDTKYGFLDGKGSAVKYTQSDIRLIEVTENICKRLLDYNLHKERSGSNRFAKGMSETFETLHNLVHKGVKVVMDIPYELWNETSAEVADLKKQCDVLVEEYEDVIEDWYRHHQTEDLSQFLCANHVLKGKDTSCLAEKWTGKKGDLASVGTKQSKKSGKKKKKGRKDENEEPASLPPAGEALEESGVQEEAPLTHSPADEL; this is encoded by the exons ATGGGGGTGCCCTGCGTGCTGCTGGCGGCCGCGCTGCTGCCGCTCCTGCCCCGTGAGTACCCCCGGGAGGGACGGGGGCAGCCCCGCGCTGGGAGAGCCGGCTGCCGCCCAGCCCGAGGGGGAAGGACGCGCAGGGGACGCGGTGCCGCTGACGCCCGTCCCCTCTCAGCCGGCAGGGCCGTCGGGCcgctgcccagcctggccccgCCGCTCAGCATGCTGGTGGCCGGGCAGCGTCGGCGGCTGGTGGTCTGTGTGGTGAGCGACCTGGCCCCCGGCTCCGGCCACGCTGTCTGGATCTCCGTTGGGAACGGCAGCGTCCTGCAGTCCTTTACCTACGGGGTCTCTCAGGAGGAGGGCGGCACCGTCTGCACCGTCTCCCTCCTCCCCGATGACCCCCTGGCGGAGGGGGATCTCGCCTGCCACGTGGGGCCCAACAGGACGTCCCCGGCCCGCAGCTCCAGCCGCAGCCACAGCACGG GGAACGAGGAGGCAGCGGAGCTGTGtcctggcagcagggatggag TGTGCAAGTATGTGGCCGTGGAGCTGAAATCTGCTTTTGAGGAGACTggcaggaccaaggaggtgattGACACCAAGTATGGCTTCCTGGATGGGAAGGGCTCTGCGGTCAAGTACACACAGTC GGACATCCGGTTAATCGAGGTGACGGAGAACATCTGCAAGCGGCTGTTGGATTACAACCTGCACAAGGAGAGGAGCGGCAGCAACAGGTTTGCCAAG GGCATGTCAGAGACGTTCGAGACCCTCCACAACTTGGTGCACAAGGGTGTCAAGGTGGTGATGGACATCCCCTACGAGCTGTGGAATGAGACCTCCGCCGAGGTGGCTGACCTCAAGAAGCAG TGTGATGTCCTGGTAGAAGAGTATGAAGACGTGATTGAAGACTGGTACAGGCACCACCAGACAGAGGATCTCTCCCAGTTTCTCTGTGCCAACCACGTGCTTAAAGGGAAGGACACAA gctgcctggcagAGAAGTGGACCGGCAAGAAGGGTGACTTGGCAAGCGTGGGGACAAAGCAGAGCAAGAAGAGcgggaagaagaagaagaaaggccGGAAGGATGAGAACGAGGAACCTGCCAGCCTCCCGCCCGCAGGGGAGGCTCTGGAGGAGAGCGGGGTCCAGGAGGAGGCTCCGCTCACCCACAGTCCGGCCGATGAGCTCTAG
- the POLR1B gene encoding DNA-directed RNA polymerase I subunit RPA2, which yields MPQGTIKQPLGYIPIMVKSKLCNLYNLSSQELMQHHEEEEEMGGYFIINGLEKVIRMLIMPRRNFPLAMTRHKWKNRGPGFTEYGVVMHCVKDEHTAINMNLHYLENGCVMVNFIFQKELFFLPLGFALKALVNFSDYQIFEELVKEKEGDTFYVNCVTEMLRAVVNAGCYTQQNVLEYLGKSFRIKLNLPEWYSNEQAADFILNKCICIHLTNRTDKFYLLCMMTRKLYALAKGECMEDNPDSLMNQEVLTPGQLFLMFLKERLESWLQSVKFVLEKRTERADISINADSLVKAFGLATDFTKPFEYLLATGNLRSKTGLGMLQDSGLCVVGDKLNFIRYLSHFRCIHRGAAFSQMRTTTVRKLLPESWGFLCPVDTPDGEPCGLMNHMTAVCEIVTEIVPVTEIPPFLCSLGVTPIDGTPNKPYTECYSVVLDGSVVGWIECELAPEIAETLRRFKITQEKRFPARAEVVLIPKTGKPSLYPGLFIFTTPCRMVRPVRNLLYGRNEWIGTLEQVFMNVASLESEVVPEVTTHQELFPHSILSVVANLIPFSDHNQSPRNMYQCQMGKQTMGFPVYNYKDRSDNKLYHLHTPQSPLVRPSMYDYYGMDSYPVGTNAIVAVISYSGYDMEDAMIVNKSSWQRGFAYGSVIKMESIDLSLKASRAGDNLVFGIRPGDPNVTEKLDADGLPFVGSILQPGDPFYSFMNLNTGETFTVYYPNKEVGIVDNVRLCSNDRGTGKFKKACITVRVPRNPTVGDKFASRHGQKGILSQLWPVEDMPFTENGMVPDILFNPHGFPSRMTIGMLIESMAGKSAALHGVSYDATPFTFTEKNSALKYFGETLVSAGYNFFGTEKMYSGISGLELEADIFVGVVYYQRLRHMVSDKFQVRTTGPRDAVTNQPVKGRNVEGGIRFGEMERDALLAHGTSFLLQDRLFNCSDGSVAYVCMSCGSLTSPVLEKPPHSSSVTSNRRHCCSVCTEVDTIEVVPVPHVFRYFVAELAAMNIKTKLQVE from the exons ATGCCACAAGGGACTATCAAACAGCCCCTGGGGTATATCCCAATCATGGTAAAGTCAAAGTTGTGCAACCTCTACAATCTTTCTTCACAAGAGCTCATGCAGCACCATGAGGAGGAAGAG GAAATGGGAGGCTACTTTATAATTAACGGCTTAGAAAAAGTTATTAGGATGCTGATTATGCCCAGGCGAAATTTCCCTCTTGCAATGACAAGACACAAGTGGAAAAACAGAGGACCTGGTTTCACAGAGTATG GAGTAGTGATGCACTGCGTCAAGGATGAGCACACTGCCATAAACATGAACCTTCACTACTTGGAAAATGGTTGTGTCATGgtgaatttcatttttcagaaagagTTGTTCTTCCTTCCCTTGGGATTTGCTCTGAAG GCATTAGTAAATTTCTCAGACTACCAGATTTTTGAAGAGTTGgtcaaagaaaaggaaggtgaCACCTTTTATGTTAACTGCGTTACTGAGATGCTGAGAGCAGTAGTGAATGCAGGCTGTTATACACAGCAAAATGTCCTCGAATACCTGGGAAAGAGCTTCAGAATAAAACTTAACCTTCCTGAGTGGTACAGCAATGAACAGGCTGCAGATTTCATTTTGAa caAGTGTATCTGCATACACCTGACAAACAGAACTGACAAGTTCTACCTGCTCTGTATGATGACTCGGAAGCTGTATGCTTTAGCCAAAGGGGAGTGCATGGAGGATAATCCAGACAGTCTCATGAATCAAGAAGTGCTTACCCCAGGACAGCTTTTCCTTATGTTCTTAAAG GAGAGACTTGAAAGCTGGTTGCAATCTGTTAAATTTGTTTTggagaagagaacagaaagggCAGATATCAGCATAAATGCAGACAGCCTGGTGAAGGCATTTGGCCTGGCAACAGATTTTACCAAGCCATTTGAATATCTCCTTGCAACTGGTAACCTGCGATCCAAAACAG GCCTGGGCATGTTACAGGACAGCGGTCTGTGTGTGGTGGGAGACAAGCTGAATTTCATCCGCTACCTTTCCCACTTCCGCTGCATACACAGAGGAGCAGCGTTTTCCCAGATGAGAACTACAACTGTCCGCAAGCTGCTGCCTGAATCCTGGGGGTTCCTGTGCCCTGTGGACACCCCTGATGGAGAACCCTGTGGTCTGATGAACCACATGACAGCTGTGTGTGAAATAGTGACAGAGATAGTGCCTGTGACAGAGATTCCACCTTTCTTATGCTCCCTAG gtgTCACCCCCATTGATGGGACACCAAACAAGCCTTACACGGAGTGTTACAGTGTTGTGTTGGATGGCTCTGTGGTGGGCTGGATAGAGTGTGAGCTGGCTCCTGAGATTGCAGAAACCCTCCGGCGCTTCAAG ATAACACAAGAAAAGAGATTTCCTGCACGGGCAGAAGTGGTCCTTATCCCAAAGACAGGAAAACCCAGTCTGTATCCTGGGTTGTTCATTTTTACTACCCCCTGTCGGATGGTGCGGCCTGTCAGAAACCTGTTGTATGGGAGGAATGAATGGATTGGTACTCTGGAGCAG GTCTTCATGAATGTGGCCTCACTGGAGTCAGAGGTGGTGCCTGAAGTAACCACTCACCAGGAGCTCTTCCCTCACAGCATTCTGAGTGTGGTGGCCAACCTCATCCCCTTCTCCGACCACAACCAAAGTCCACGAAACATGTACCAGTGCCAGATGG GAAAGCAAACCATGGGGTTTCCAGTTTATAACTACAAGGACCGCTCAGATAACAAGCTGTACCACCTTCACACTCCCCAGAGCCCTCTGGTGCGGCCCAGCATGTATGACTACTATGGTATGGACAGCTATCCAGTTGGCACCAATGCAATTGTGGCTGTCATCTCCTACAGTGGCTATGACATGGAAGATGCAATG ATTGTGAACAAATCTTCCTGGCAGAGAGGGTTTGCCTATGGAAGCGTTATCAAGATGGAGAGCATTGACCTTTCCCTTAAAGCCAGCAGGGCAGGTGATAATTTAGTATTTGGCATCAGGCCTGGTGATCCAAACGTTACGGAGAAGTTGGATGCCGATGGACTGCCTTTTGTTGGCTCTatcctgcagcctggggacCCCTTCTACAGCTTCATGAACCTCAACACAGGGGAGACCTTCACTGTGTACTATCC GAATAAGGAAGTTGGCATTGTAGACAATGTCAGGTTATGCAGCAATGACCGTGGCACTGGGAAGTTCAAGAAGGCTTGCATCACTGTGAGGGTTCCCCGAAATCCAACTGTTGGGGACAAATTTGCCAGCCGTCACGGGCAGAAAGGCATCCTGAGCCAGCTCTGGCCAGTTGAGGATATGCCCTTCACGGAGAACGGGATGGTTCCAGACATCCTCTTCAACCCTCACGGCTTTCCCTCCCGGATGACCATTGGGATGTTAATTGAGAGCATGGCAGGGAAGTCGGCGGCGCTGCATGGTGTCTCCTATGATGCCACTCCCTTCACCTTCACGGAGAAGAATTCTGCCTTGAAATACTTCGGTGAGACCTTAGTGAGCGCAGGTTACAACTTCTTTGGGACAGAGAAGATGTACAGTGGCATCAGTGgcctggagctggaggcagaCATCTTTGTGGGAGTGGTGTACTATCAGCGCCTGCGCCACATGGTCTCCGACAAGTTCCAGGTGAGAACAACAGGGCCCCGAGATGCTGTCACCAACCAGCCCGTCAAGGGGAGGAATGTGGAAGGTGGGATTCGCTTCGGTGAGATGGAGCGTGACGCTTTGCTGGCCCACGGCACGTCGTTCTTGCTGCAGGACCGCCTGTTCAACTGCTCCGACGGTTCCGTCGCCTACGTCTGCATGAGCTGTGGCAGCCTGACATCTCCCGTGCTGGAGAAACCGCCACACTCCTCCTCTGTGACAAGCAACAGGAggcactgctgctctgtctgCACTGAGGTGGACACCATCGAGGTTGTCCCTGTGCCCCACGTCTTCCGTTACTTTGTGGCTGAGCTGGCAGCCATGAACATAAAGACAAAGCTCCAAGTGGAGTAG